The DNA region AGCGGTCAATAGCAAAGCACAATAGAGACGATGCTGGACTAATCACATTATTGCTGTGTACAAGGTCATAtgttgaagtattttatacttcaAACAAAATCATTTGACTACAATGTATTCAAGTGAAATAGATCAACGTGTCCCACCGGATTTATATTCTGTCTATTGTACTGTAAAAACAATGCAGTATAATATTTGCCATTATATTTTCGAAAAGCAAATAACAGAAGTTTCGGAGACTgtgcaacaacaaacaataaacacatttacatcGCAGTCCATACCTATCACCCTAAcctactgcacatccttcccatctcaatgcgtctgtctggccaacctatacAGACCTTTCCCCCCTTCTTTAGTGGCAAACCTGGCATACatgttgtcacgacccatcggaacggaggtaggacccaaatgcaggagtacacgggagacgcagaggtaattcggaaaaacgtttatttttccaaggtcagggatcgggGAGGCAGTCAGTTGCAGCAGCGGTAGCCTAaccgccgacgaagcaggagggTGGAGCAGCCGCGGAAcggtcgccaccggtactcctggacacggaTGAGAAGCGGCtccggagacgtcgccacctcctggacagcaacgtgagccGGCGGCGGATcagtctccactgccacgtgagctctgcttGGCAGCGGATCAGTGGCCACCGCCGTGTGAGCCTGCAgtgaaacagccaaaactgcgacgtgggaatggcgaggtggcggatccgttcccactgcaacgtgcgcttggcttggtagcagatcagttgccactgccgtgtgagcaaaagtcagtcacgagtccgtcgaaactgcaacgtgggcgtgtcttggCAGCAGATCCGTTGCAACAGCGACATGAGCCatgcttggtagcggatccgttgccactgccGCATGAGCAAAATTCAGTCGCagtcgcgacgtcagcgtagctcggctcgTTCTCTAATCCTTACCGGatctgggccgtgagagccgccagttCGACGCTCTGTCGCTCCaactccgcccgcatttcgcggcagaacacttTGTGATTTGGCGGCCCCTCCTCACTCTGgactggaagcttcgccaccagctgcggttCTGCCGGTCTaagccggtgaggagtgggtgaaCGAGGACGGCGactttgttgccgcgcagcgggaggcacacgGGGGCGCCCAGCCtggacgtctcctctggccgccacgcagagGACACGGGtggatggccaagcgggttccctcaaatgGATTGGTGGACCCGGACCTACCGGGCAAAGACGCTCGGGAGCTGGAAAAGCGGGAAGGTGAAGctaactgactgggattaaagatcgggAAAAGAGATTCATAGTAAAAATAATCCGAGtcatagtcaggcagccggtcatataaatcacggCCCTCCTCGTAGTCCAAAAAATTAGAGTCTAACAGAATgtgaggtgctggacgggtcgtggtcgggacgtattcatagcttgccggcggagcgtgtgacacggaagcggagaacgtcatggagcctacctggatcggacaggcttggtcctccggtagtcggtctaccttgcgtcggtcctggcgacaccgggtctttcctgctgggtcctgttttggccagatcgttctgtcacgacccatcggaaagGAGGTAGGACACAAATGCAGCAGTTACACTGGAgagcagaggtaattcgggaaaaacgtttattattccaaggtcagggatcgggcaggcagtcaggtgcagcagcggtagtaaTTACGTCGGGCGTGGAGTGCAGGTccacgggcaggcaggagtcggtacacgggagatcgatcaaagcaggcaggagtatcaaaggagtcaggcttacggggttggtcagaggacaggtggaggtcggtacacacgtgaaaacgatcagagatacgggagtgctggaatggggcatgaaccgcaacggtCTGGCgccagaccagtcgtccccatggtcctatatacaccgggaccaatcagccaggatgaggcgcaggtgtctgcctcccaatcagcgcagccgcgtgGGCACCCGTGcaaccagggctggaccggcaggatcatgacacatgtCTTGGGTATTGTTTATCCTTTGCCACATCTTGCTTTGTCCCGCATTGCATCTCCATGTATTCTTCTTACCTATactcttttcttgtatgatttcctgtactttgagattccaccaccaagtcgccTTCTTTTCTTTCTACCACGATACACCAAGTACattgtgcccttgcccattggCTGCCCCGAAaattttgctctcattttttttttaatttactatattttcacaaccataagGTTTACCTAGAAGTCTAAAATCCTTCCCTAAATAGACTTACATCATAGTGTGCCTtttgtgcacactgagttccaagaTCTCTAAGTGTTGCTCTGCAActagtccaatgaagtacacttgaactcACCAGTTACATTGttggcatgcatgctagcatgtGTTTCAGAATATACACAAACTACCATATAATGGTGTTCATGAGGCATTGAGgaacaatttcaattttacatttgtaagcagaagaagctcatATTATCCAAAATACTCACAGCGTCGGCAAGTCATTACTCAAGATGTTGGTCACACTGAcaatgtcacatcaaaactaaaatgatcacacttcAGAatacagaatagcataactagcaaataataaaactaataaaatttgaaaaatcctgCAGATTATGGAGCTCAATGTGCACTTAAGGTGTGCTCttcattttttggaaaatgtcataCTTTTAAGTGCACTTTCTGGTTgcaaatgtataatataatacataggtattttaatactgcatGCATTATACATGATTTTCTATTGCCTAAGGAATGTAACCCCAGTGAAAAATGGGTGAACACTACTCTCTTGCCTGTCACTGCATTGGAACAGTCTTGTGAAAGTTCCTTCTGTCGAACAAGAGCATGTCTCATCTCTTCTCGAAAAGATACACAAAAGTCTGCCTTGCtccatcacatggttctctgcacAGATTTTGTCCACTTAATCTTCCTTCCAATGACCAGAGTCATTCtacataccaccatcctatgctgcctCGCTGCACTCTGCCCTACCGCGGTCAGTAACATACTTAAGATTACATCGTTTGCATGAACTCTAATCCaccttgtaggtcaccctatgttcctgcctcttctggaagaaagtgttcactacagccatttacacactttttgcaaagtctaccaccatctgttctTCCCtcaatttgacacttttttcacctccaagacatttttagctaACACTTCTTTAAAATAGCCAATGGTCATTAGGTAATGGGGCACCGGGCTGTGGGTCATCACATGGTTTTCTGCACAGATTTTGTCCACTTAATCTTCCTTCCAATGACCAGAGTCATTCTACATACCACCATCCTCTGCTGCCTCGCTACACTCTGCCCTGCCGCGGTCAGTAACATACTTAAGATTACATCGTTTGCATGAACTCTAATCCaccttgtaggtcaccctatgttcctgcctcttctggaagaaagtgttcactacagccattta from Syngnathoides biaculeatus isolate LvHL_M chromosome 9, ASM1980259v1, whole genome shotgun sequence includes:
- the LOC133505918 gene encoding uncharacterized protein LOC133505918, which produces MTKSFQEAEMNDLAKTGPSRKDPVSPGPTQGRPTTGGPSLSDPAPERLCPVGPGPPIHLREPAWPSTRVLCVAARGDVQAGRPRVPPAARQQSRRPRSPTPHRLRPAEPQLVAKLPVQSEEGPPNHKVFCREMRAELERQSVELAALTAQIR